TAACTAAAAGATATACATATACAGATATATAACTCTTGTGTTTTTAGTCATTACTTACTACCATTTcagtatttgtattttaaatgtgATAACCTAATTTCCAAAATACTCTCCTGATTTTCTAATCTTAAGGAGGGTTGGTGTCAGAAACATATTAAAACAACATCAAAATTctggttttcttttattacatttatcttATCTATATCTATGTACTCTGATATgaatgttaagtttttttttaaataccttgTGGTTTTCTAAATACTGTATAAGAGAACAAGTATATGGGTTTAGAATAATTGTGTTATGACATCACATTTTCTGTATAGTATACCTCCTTTGATACCCTCCTTTGTATGTTGAGACCATCCACATATGCATAGCCTTATCTTGGATAATGTAATTGCTACTTATATGCAAGTTGTGCCTACTGCACTTAATAAGGTAATCCCAaaatatgtgtaatatttttacagGTGGTGCAACCCATGTAGACTACTTACTCCTCGCCTTGAGTCTATAATAGCAGAAAGTAAAGGCAAGGTGGTTTTGGCAAAAGTAGACATTGATGAACAAACTGATTTAGCATTAGATTATGAAGTAAGCTCTGTACCAGTCTTAGTAGCGATAAAGAATGGGAAAGTACAAAACCGTTTAGTTGGACTGCAAGATACTGATAAACTACGCAAGTGGATTGAACAGTTTGCTTCTGAAGAAACTAAAGCAGAAATAAaagcttaatttaataaaatgaaatgatatatttttctttgttacCAATGTAGattcttaatttaataaatgttttattcaaaaaattaatttattcttcAAGACATTGTATTAAATCTCGAGCTCTCTTATATGTAACTTCATCAGGTTTGTTAGTCTCTTCTGTTGTATTCTCTTCACTGTTTTCTTCATCTATTTCTTGTGTATTACTTTGACCATGTTTTTCTGTCCATTCATCCATTTGTTTAATGACTTTTTTTGCATCTTCAAGCAATAATGTGCGTACATTCCCTTTTGCAGATTCAAAATACTCAATTAGGGTCTGCCAAGATTCATCAGGTACTAAATTAGTggaaaacttatttttaagtAGCCATAACTGTTTAACTTTCATGAACTTCCAGTTTTGTTTGTCATGTTTCCACTGAGAAAGATAGCTGAGACACTGAGATTTGAGTTGATTTTTTGAAAGTTCTGCAGCTTGGGCTTGACGTTTAAGATAGTTTTCTCTCTTTGTTTGTCGTATCGactttttaccttttttatcAGTTGTTTCGGTAATAACgggctttttctttttctttttacgcGGTGTTTCTTCTGCATCGGAGTCATCAACGTGTTGTCGCTTAACTGCCGCAGGTTTCGATTCAATTTCATCGTCCTCCTCGTTTCCTTCTGCTTCCTGTTTGCGATCGTTTAGTACTTCGGAAGATACTGATAGATTCAGctttgtcttattttttttattgttatgtttgtttttttttcctttccttTTAACCATAGCGGcttatttatatactttataCAAAATACCCTGTAAGGGTAGCTTTAGTAAAAGTTCAAttatagtttattaaaatttaattatattgttactTCTTTTACATAAATCACATAACATAACTTAATTGATAttggttgaataaaaatttttactaCAACTGAAAGAGCGTGTAACAATTGTAGGTTATTTTagggatgatttttttttaagagattttatgacctggtaactaatacctttaagtcatgttttattttactttatattcttaattttatgaaaaatgataatatggagtgaaatgaaatgaagatgattaatttgagacattaatcaactgggatgaaatttaatgaaatgaaatgatatgggatgaaatataatcgcagtaaaatggtggtcatttactgagattttttcagtggactttttggaggaacctgagaagttacgtccagcagctttgtttcattttcccacatttgtgcactttcacagatattaagcaattaataaaccaccattattacacatttaaacctgaagaaacactaaatagacaaaataaaacaaatcacacaacttcacttcttgcgttcccgccaaaaagtccttttaGGGATGATGCTCTGACTGAGCATAGACAATACACTTAGTAATCTTAATATTTGGCTCTAAGTTCGGTTAGGACGAATGGATTTTTCATCGATGTTAAAATATGAATCGATTCACTGAATCAATATTAGACGAAAAAATATAGACTGTTAAAgtaggtagttttccaattccagcacaagagcgcattatgcggcataatgctcaacatTGAATGTTCCAagtacagcaacgcttcgcacaatcgagcactctcaaaagtactgctctcgcgtgatactcgcaatcgataccgactcagtgacagaaaattgacaagggttttttctttaagttggcattgatcgaaattttgtttatattatcgttagtaatattattgaatgttgaaaaaaattgtaaggctttcgtttcgtcgtagttttttagaaataatcaatgttaattaaaa
The sequence above is drawn from the Bombyx mori chromosome 11, ASM3026992v2 genome and encodes:
- the LOC692981 gene encoding mitochondrial thioredoxin 2; translated protein: MLTKNITNLFIRNCTLKKNYGFLRNFSLTASKNDIVKIQSTDDFKEKVINSKVPVVVDFFATWCNPCRLLTPRLESIIAESKGKVVLAKVDIDEQTDLALDYEVSSVPVLVAIKNGKVQNRLVGLQDTDKLRKWIEQFASEETKAEIKA
- the LOC100216501 gene encoding uncharacterized protein LOC100216501 (The RefSeq protein has 2 substitutions compared to this genomic sequence), with product MVKRKGKKNKHNNKKNKTKLNLSVSSEVLNDRKQEAEGNEEDDEIESKPAAVKRQHVDDSDAEETPRKKKKKKPVITETTDKKGKKSIRQTKRENYLKRQAQAAELSKNQLKSQCLSYLSQWKHDKQNWKFMKVKQLWLLKNKFSTNLVPDESWQTLIEYFESAKGNVRTLLLEDAKKVIKQMDEWTEKHGQSNKQEIDEENSEENTTEETNKPDEATYKRARDLIQCLEE